aagtagcaaatttgccagtcaaacaaaccaccgctgtatagctaaatggttagcgcagcatgcaggttgtctgaaaaattttctacttactattccaaaaacaaaatacaatttttcaaatttagaaaaattaaaaaataacaataattatcattagaaaaaattattgttctggccttgagctcgactcGAACCTTgaaaaaataataacttttaaattatagaaaaattaaaaaaaaaaacaacaataattatcataaaaattattcttATAGGTCTTGTGCTCAAATTCGAGCCTGGAGTTAtctgattttattaaaaaaatatataaatataatgcacAATAAATCTgaagagatttttggccgagcttctcttccaatttttttcgtgctccttttttaatttttctttcaaattggCGGCATGgaacttacttgttttatgccgactccgaacgccatctgcaaggtagacgagttttcactgagagctttttatggcagaaatatactcggattGCTTGGCGAGGGAGTGACCtcgtttgaaaaattttcttctaattgaaaaaatattttttcaaaaatgttgatgttgcttttgtacgtggagtgaacccaggatcttcggtgtgacaggtggagcacgctaccattaacCGCGGCGGCCGTAGGGAATTCAATTTTGCAGCccagtacaaaaataaaagttatatattTCTAGCAATTCGCACtaattattaacaatttttttatgaaaagtgttccagatttttctttgttttatgaGTAAACAagagaaaaacttaaaaaaaagggCCATAAAATGCGTAAAATAAAAAACGTAGATGGAAATAAAACCAATTATTCAAGAAAAATGCCGAGACCTAAGCCGAACCTAATATACTAAGTCATATGTTCTATATTATCGTTATATTtgccttattttatttttctacaataaataaaaaaataaatgtaaggcgcgataacctccgaagagatctaaggccgagtttctcttctaatttgcgtcgtgctcctcttgattttacctacaaattttatgcctacatgttttatgccgactacgaacggcatctgcaaggcagatgagttttcactgagagcttgtcattgcagaaatacactcagagcgcttgccaaacactgccgaggggcgaccccggttagagaaatgttcttctaattgaaaaaaccttgtttctaaaattttgatgttgctttgcccggaacgtgaacccaggatcttcggtgtggtaggcggagcacgctaccatcacaccatggtgggaTATATTATACAAGAGTTTAAAAATTGGAACAGAGCGGAAAGAGTACCAGTACGGGTAGAAAAAAGACTTGTGAGATAGTTCCCGTAAGGATGAAAAGAAGATGTGCGGAACAATAACCGTAAGGACATTAAGAAGAACAGAAAAAGTATGTGTCTGACAGTACCCATTGGGGTAAAAGGGAACCCGTCGGACACAAAAAATTTAGGTACAAACAGTTACAATCGCTACATAATAAAACAAAAGGAAtaactccaacccatataaagataTATAACTATGAAGCCAGTGCATGCGCATACTTCTTTGCTTTTCattccggattcatcctagaagagaaaaaattattatgattttttgagcaaaacagaaaatttaaaaataactgttattttcaaggtaaaaaaaaaccAATCAAAAATAAAAGTAGTTTCGATTTTGTTGagctttcttctaatttaaaaattttttcagttaagaaaaaatatatattagaggTCAAAGCAAGCATAATATAAAGTATGAACCCTGGAGATTTCGAATTcagtactcagctcccgaaaagctagctgataaagaagtgaaattcagaaacatgtcctagtaaccattgccgtttataaactttgtaatttttctctaataacaataacaacaataattgtataaagcaatatgagcaagtccggcaaattaaatacaaaaaaaatgtatcataacaataaaaaaaattttttttttgtgagtccATGCGCAACCACTATAAGTTATTTATATAcgagttaaataaaaaagtttaaaaatatattttttccgagcaaaacttaaaaaattattatttgagaggtgatttttatattaaaatatataataaattataaatgttaCATTtcctgattttaatatttttctcctATTTAAGAGCcatatgaatttaaattttgaacagttttaaaaagtttaaaaatttaattaaaatttgctttatatACTAAATCGATTGGATTGCTTTTAGTGTAATATTCGATGATTCAATGCAAAGTCAGCATTACACAGCTTTTAAACAAAggacttaagcaacgaactcgTAGTGCATAACACAATCAACTCGTcgacaaaaagaaataaaataacgcTAAATGCTCTATTAACTTTATATTTAGCCCAGGAAAATTCAGTGGTTTCCTCTATTTCAGAATAAATGTTGTTTTTGagttatctgaaaaaaaaaaaccccgaCGAAGAAAGATTCAATGAGATTTTTAAACCAAACACCTTTAAGTTGATCTttgctgaaaaaaaaattgttggggCTTCAAACAGTTTATATTTTTTGATTGCGAGTTTGCGCTGCAACTAAAATAAACTCAATATAAACTTGCCACTTTGGCTATTTACACAAAAATGTATTTCTCATCTCAGTTGAAGGGCCCAATTTGGCCGATTTAAGCTCTGGTTAACTTAAAATTGCACTGGAAAACTAGGTCATAGTGATTTACCTAGAAACTTAAGCCAAGTTaaagaaattttatattaaaactTTATACTTTCTCATTCCAGATCGTCGCTTTCTCCGCTCTTTGCGCTATTGCTTCAGCCGGCTATCTCGGCGATTATGGTTATGGTGGCTACGGTCTTGCCGGTCATGGTTACGGTTTGGGATATGGTGGCTATAGTGGCATTTATGGACCAGCATATCATTCGTCTGCCGTAGTAGCAGCACCAGTTGTTAAGACTTACAGTGCACCAATTGTAGCGGCACCTGTTGTGAAAGCAATTGCACCAGTTGCTACCTCATACGCTAACACCTACAAAGTAGCAACTAAATCGATACCTGTTGTACATGCTGCACCCGCTGTTGTGCATGCTGCGCCAGCTGTTTATGCGGCTCCAGCCTATTCCACTTATCATGGTTCATATGGTCTAAATTATGGTTATGGTCATGGTTACGGTCACGGTTATGGACATGGTTTATATCATTAAGTGCAAAAAATGCATGCATGTAGAAAACTTGCTGGAAAAGGAAACGAAAAAGGATaatgaatttatgaaaaaaaagataCAAGCATATGATATTATTCGGATAAAGTTATCATATCACCATCATATGCATTAACGCGCTTAAGCATAAATAATATGACAAAATCATCATCATATACATAATTACTtctatatgtgcatacataaaaTCTTGCCAAGAGTGGGTGAGTTTTGAGACACTTAATTGAGTTATAGAGAAAATAGCAGTATTTAGTTTGCTAAGTGGAGTCAACAGTTGAGTACGTCGTGCCTGCAAAGTGAGTAAGCAGAAAAGAGACGAAAATTTGAACTGCCAACAATGAATGtattgttttgtttgtttgttttgtgtattTGATATTGAGtgtatttttaagtattttttaaataaatgttaaaaaaaaaatttatttattattgggcTTCGTTCACTTGAAATTTGTCTGTTACAATTACATACGTACCGCTCATACAAATTACAACAGCGGCATAGCTATTTGTATCGCAAATAATCGATTGCCTTTAGCGTAATATGCGTTGATTCAATGCAAAGTTAGCATTACAACACATTTAAACAAAAGACTTTAGCAACGAACTCGAAGTTGATAACATTCAACTCGCTGCCAAAGACAAATAAAATAATGCTGAACGGTCTATTAACTACGTATTAAGCGCAGGAAATTTCAGTGGTTTGATTTGGCATAAATTacacagcaaaaacaacaacaaaattgtaaATCAATATGGAATActtatttttcaaattaataactcacAATCGAAAATCTTTTGGCTGCAATAAGGCAATTGGCCTATGTCTATTAGATAGCTAATTGCTAATGCAGCTGTGCCCTCAATTATGGCATGAGGAATTACGTTAATAACTGGCTGATTTTGGCATTTTTTACGCCCACACCGCCCCCACATATCAGACGCATCAACAGAAATTCTAGCAGTAATAACAATTTGTTTTACTGTTGCTTGTTGCACATTGTCTGTTGTATGTCTGTTGTCATAATATGGCATTGTTGTAAGCCATTTATTTGTTAATGCTTGCAACTTGCAAACTTTGTTGTTATATAATAGTACTATACTGCAATTTAATCGTAGCTATTTATCAAATTGTTGTTGCCGCCAGCGATTGCTAAGTTCCCGAGCGaattatttgtatattttttttcatatcttcgCACAACACAACTTTCATTTGCATAAACAACGACCTTGATTTGTGTGCAATTTACCATTGTCGTAGtcttttgtaaattattttaatgaaaaaaaaaaaacaagtaaggaaagctaagttcgggtgtaaccgaacattaaatactcagttgagagctatgcagacaaaataaggaaaatcaccatgtaggaaaatgaacctagggtaaccctggaatgtggtcgtatgacatgtgtatcaaatggaaggtattaaagaatattttaagagagagtaggccatagttctatggatggacgccatttagggatatcgccataaaggtggaccagggctgactctagaatttgtttgtacgatatgggaatcaaatgaaaggtgttactgagaatattaagagggagtgggcattaggtctataggtggacgccttttcgagatgtcgccattagggtgggccaggggtgaatctagaatgtttgtacgatatgggtatcaaacgaaaggtgttactgagcattttaagagggagtgggcattaggtctataggtggacgccttt
The Eurosta solidaginis isolate ZX-2024a chromosome 5, ASM4086904v1, whole genome shotgun sequence DNA segment above includes these coding regions:
- the LOC137233543 gene encoding cuticle protein 10.6 is translated as MFKLIVAFSALCAIASAGYLGDYGYGGYGLAGHGYGLGYGGYSGIYGPAYHSSAVVAAPVVKTYSAPIVAAPVVKAIAPVATSYANTYKVATKSIPVVHAAPAVVHAAPAVYAAPAYSTYHGSYGLNYGYGHGYGHGYGHGLYH